TTTCGGAACCGTAGAAAATATTATCACCCAATACCAAAGCTGCAGAGTCGTCGCCAATGAATTTATCCCCAAGGATAAAAGCCTGTGCAAGACCGTCCGGACTTGGCTGTACTGCATATTCTATATTGCATCCGATCTGTGAGCCGTCGCCTAAAAGCTTGATGAAGCCTGCCTGATCATGGGGGGTGGTAATAATTAAAATATCCTTGATTCCAGCTAATAATAAAGTGGAAAGCGGGTAATAAATCATTGGTTTGTCATAAACCGGCATAAGCTGTTTGCTTACTGCAATCGTGAGAGGATAAAGTCTTGTTCCTGAACCTCCTGCTAAAATGATACCTTTCATCTATTGTGTGTTTTAGTGGTATTGCGTTTCGTAATATTTTTGGTAATCACCACTGGTTATGTTCTCAAGCCATTCTTTGTTTTCAAGATACCAGTCGATTGTTTTTCCTAAACCTTCTTCAAACGTTACCGATGGTTTCCAGCCTAAATCCTTATTAAGTTTCGTTGCATCAATAGCATAACGTTTGTCGTGTCCCGGTCTGTCTTTTACAAAAGTGATCAATTTTTCTGAGTGACCTGCTTCTCTTCCAAGTTTAGCATCCATTTGCTTGATTAATTCTTTAACCAGATCTATATTCTGCCACTCGTTGAAACCGCCGATATTGTAAGTTTCTCCGGTTTTAGCTTCATTGAAAATCTGGTGAATTCCTTTCGCGTGGTCGATTACGTATAACCAGTCTCTCGTATATTTTCCGTCACCATAGATAGGCAATGGTCTTTCATTAATGATGTTTGAAATACAAAGAGGAATTAATTTCTCAGGGAAATGATTCGGTCCGTAGTTGTTGGAACAGTTTGAAACGATAAAAGGCAGACCATACGTATTTCCGTAAGCTCTTACCAAATGGTCAGAAGCTGCTTTTGAAGCGGAATACGGAGATTGCGGATCGTAAGAAGTGGTTTCAAGGAAAAAGCCTGATTCCCCTAAACTACCATA
The sequence above is a segment of the Chryseobacterium sp. MYb264 genome. Coding sequences within it:
- the rfbB gene encoding dTDP-glucose 4,6-dehydratase; translation: MKNIIITGGAGFIGSHVVREFVKNNPNTTIINLDALTYAGNLENLKDIENEPNYVFEKADITKPEELRAIFEKYNPDAVVHLAAESHVDRSITDPMAFINTNVNGTANLLNLCKEFWTLNQDHTHGRFPDEKRTNLFYHVSTDEVYGSLGESGFFLETTSYDPQSPYSASKAASDHLVRAYGNTYGLPFIVSNCSNNYGPNHFPEKLIPLCISNIINERPLPIYGDGKYTRDWLYVIDHAKGIHQIFNEAKTGETYNIGGFNEWQNIDLVKELIKQMDAKLGREAGHSEKLITFVKDRPGHDKRYAIDATKLNKDLGWKPSVTFEEGLGKTIDWYLENKEWLENITSGDYQKYYETQYH